A DNA window from Drosophila virilis strain 15010-1051.87 chromosome 4, Dvir_AGI_RSII-ME, whole genome shotgun sequence contains the following coding sequences:
- the LOC6628288 gene encoding arylalkylamine N-acetyltransferase-like 2, with protein sequence MPTELDSKDGILIRTMTVADYQPLKTLMGGNFFKGEPLGELYEPEWVIKFKDEYYISMIEQGTCLLAVDENNGGRIVGYVLAHAQTPDDLDRDRKRAAASEPNTWEDILVFLSRVDIEVNLFKRYGISELLFSFMTHVVAPMRGKGLGSRLAAALMEIGRKKGFPLMVAQCISYYSARQKEALGMECAYSIAYADYKDESGQVVFKPAAPHTHLRVMVIKL encoded by the coding sequence ATGCCAACGGAACTGGACTCAAAGGATGGCATCCTCATTCGCACCATGACGGTGGCCGACTACCAGCCCCTGAAGACGCTTATGGGGGGCAATTTCTTTAAAGGAGAACCGCTCGGTGAGCTTTACGAACCAGAATGGGTCATAAAGTTCAAAGATGAGTATTACATTTCTATGATCGAGCAGGGCACCTGCCTGTTGGCGGTAGATGAGAACAATGGCGGACGCATTGTGGGCTACGTACTGGCCCATGCCCAGACCCCTGACGATTTGGATAGGGATCGCAAGAGGGCCGCTGCCAGTGAGCCAAATACATGGGAGGATATTCTTGTGTTTCTGTCCAGAGTCGATATAGAAGTCAATCTCTTCAAGCGTTATGGAATTTCAGAACTGCTCTTCTCCTTCATGACCCATGTGGTTGCCCCAATGCGTGGCAAAGGGCTGGGCTCACGTCTGGCTGCCGCTCTGATGGAAATTGGGCGCAAAAAGGGCTTTCCCCTTATGGTAGCACAATGCATCAGCTACTACTCGGCACGTCAGAAGGAAGCCTTGGGCATGGAGTGCGCATACTCGATAGCCTATGCCGATTACAAGGACGAAAGTGGCCAAGTGGTGTTCAAACCAGCtgcaccacacacacatttacgtGTTATGGTCATCAAACTCTAA